One window of Mustela lutreola isolate mMusLut2 chromosome 13, mMusLut2.pri, whole genome shotgun sequence genomic DNA carries:
- the CYSLTR2 gene encoding cysteinyl leukotriene receptor 2, whose amino-acid sequence MKRKLMFLPPSTAIPEMESNGTFTSNNSIGNCTIENFKKDFYPTVYLIIFIWGTLGNGFSIYVFLQSYKKSTSVNIFMLNLAISDFLFTSTLPFRADYYLRGSNWIFGDLACRIMSYSMYVNMYSSIYFLTVLSIVRFLATVHPFRRLHVTSTRSAWTLCGIIWFLIMASSAVLLNNGSERNGNVTLCLELNMHKIFNLQTMNYIALVMGFLLPFCMLNICYLLIIRALLKVKVPELGVRVSHKKALITIIIALIIFLLCFLPYHVLRTLHLLAWEVGVCRDKLHKAVVITLTLAAANTCLNPLLYYFAGENFKDRLRATLRKDHLQKTKCSIPVCIWLKKETQV is encoded by the coding sequence ATGAAGAGAAAACTTATGTTCTTGCCTCCATCCACCGCCATACCAGAAATGGAATCCAATGGCACCTTCACCAGTAACAACAGCATTGGGAACTGTACAATTGAAAACTTCAAAAAGGATTTTTACCCTACCGTGTACCTGATAATATTTATCTGGGGAACCTTGGGAAATGGCTTTTCCATATACGTTTTCCTGCAGTCTTATAAGAAGTCCACGTCTGTGAATATTTTCATGCTAAACCTGGCCATTTCAGATTTCTTATTCACAAGTACACTACCCTTCAGAGCTGACTATTACCTCAGAGGCTCCAATTGGATATTTGGGGACTTGGCCTGCAGGATTATGTCTTATTCTATGTATGTCAACATGTACAGCAGCATTTATTTCCTGACCGTGCTGAGCATTGTGCGTTTCCTGGCAACTGTTCACCCCTTCAGGCGCCTCCATGTCACCAGCACCAGGAGTGCCTGGACTCTGTGTGGGATCATATGGTTCCTTATCATGGCTTCCTCAGCAGTGCTTCTGAACAATGGCTCTGAGCGGAATGGCAATGTCACATTATGCTTAGAGCTGAATATGCATAAAATTTTTAATCTGCAGACCATGAACTACATTGCCTTGGTGATGGGCTTCCTGCTGCCATTCTGCATGCTCAACATTTGTTACCTGCTGATCATTCGAGCTCTGTTAAAGGTGAAGGTCCCAGAACTGGGTGTGCGGGTTTCTCACAAGAAGGCtcttatcaccatcatcattgccTTGATCATCTTCCTCCTTTGTTTCCTGCCCTATCATGTACTGAGAACCCTCCACCTGCTTGCATGGGAAGTGGGTGTATGCAGAGACAAGCTGCATAAAGCTGTGGTCATCACACTCACCTTGGCAGCAGCCAATACGTGCCTCAATCCTTTGCTCTATTACTTTGCTGGGGAAAATTTTAAGGACAGGCTAAGGGCTACACTCAGAAAAGATCACCTACAAAAGACAAAGTGCAGCATTCCTGTCTGCAtctggttgaaaaaggaaacacaagtTTAA